One window of Phycisphaeraceae bacterium genomic DNA carries:
- a CDS encoding CHAT domain-containing protein: protein MFIVDADPLLDQLSFHYFVPHTASALEDASPFQLISPGISETKYAFALIAESPRDVTDLIHTSEDIVTYRMAGRGLSVTPLPVTLLEEVLPQMSLSALTVVVSATEGIAEQTVAVIKTCVGPVLHVSPAMWRLDRSLLREYALTAASFWKDRPSRAHHAKAIIDGLTNWTDPLKATQLPLMDRKHLLTWPNYSALRSAGFQSQDWDRKPLVGTDNEPYYKALKESIDAIVAIRDGVAADHPAADARSRVDLILTSPGVVKHWRQSPRHNLPSSTQSEARLVNDLLRQIVTRDNYNFLLQVPDGSNAKTMFDSEIVQQFLSANLRDLEVYTAMVSIRAASSFSPVLRLPTSVNGAHQEISQLASAVRSDKGGSPHKLNRLTRTLSKRLARNLPEWIFERLKASQRIKLISDAPLEWLPIDGFPLMLRADVSRVSVTPGNMFVQQTLRCSEMALPASHFQDVLVLRSFAPDDPLRSLLALSMDVYKAAGNFPKVRVKDVSTRDELIAALNDFHGAILVYDGHGKHDSSDIGHLALEKEDVNPWSLRQLARVPPIVILSACDTQPFGASHATSANGFLAAGAHTVVGTSVPIEGKAAAIFAARLLFRVGSFLPLLINRPWRSFRWSEVFPGLQRRQYTSEVLRRLTALNQLSLGDKEMMAIETSVGMAIDTGKEWLQLLLDHIAKAKQVSSESAKQLVLNQAAFVEALVYTQYGNPELVVGFEG, encoded by the coding sequence ATGTTCATCGTCGACGCAGATCCGCTCCTTGACCAACTTTCATTTCATTATTTCGTCCCACATACTGCTTCCGCTTTGGAAGACGCAAGCCCGTTTCAACTGATCTCCCCCGGAATATCGGAAACGAAGTACGCGTTTGCCCTGATCGCAGAATCTCCTCGCGATGTGACAGATCTGATTCATACCTCTGAAGACATCGTGACATATCGCATGGCGGGGCGAGGATTATCCGTCACTCCGCTTCCGGTTACCTTGCTTGAAGAAGTCCTTCCGCAAATGTCTTTGTCGGCTCTCACCGTTGTTGTAAGCGCGACCGAGGGTATAGCAGAGCAGACTGTTGCGGTGATCAAGACTTGTGTAGGGCCCGTCTTGCACGTGTCGCCTGCGATGTGGCGGCTAGATCGGAGTCTGCTTCGGGAATATGCGCTCACCGCGGCATCTTTCTGGAAAGATCGGCCTTCGCGAGCTCATCACGCGAAAGCGATTATTGACGGCCTAACAAATTGGACCGATCCGCTCAAGGCCACACAATTGCCGCTGATGGACCGGAAACACCTACTAACATGGCCGAACTACAGCGCGTTGCGCAGCGCAGGCTTTCAATCGCAGGATTGGGACAGAAAGCCATTGGTAGGGACTGACAACGAACCGTATTACAAAGCTTTGAAAGAATCTATAGATGCCATCGTCGCGATTCGCGACGGTGTCGCTGCGGATCATCCCGCTGCCGACGCACGATCCCGAGTCGACTTGATCCTGACGTCCCCTGGCGTTGTAAAGCACTGGAGACAGAGTCCGAGACACAACCTCCCTTCCTCCACACAGTCCGAGGCTCGTCTTGTGAACGATCTGCTTCGTCAAATTGTTACGCGTGACAACTACAACTTTCTCCTTCAAGTACCTGATGGCAGCAATGCAAAGACGATGTTCGACTCTGAAATCGTCCAGCAGTTTCTTTCCGCCAATTTAAGAGATTTGGAAGTCTACACCGCCATGGTGTCCATCCGGGCCGCATCTAGTTTTTCACCGGTACTCCGATTGCCCACGTCGGTGAACGGTGCGCATCAAGAAATCTCGCAGCTTGCATCCGCTGTTCGCTCAGACAAAGGAGGCTCGCCGCACAAACTAAATCGTTTGACGAGAACGTTGTCTAAGCGACTAGCTCGCAACTTGCCTGAGTGGATATTTGAACGACTTAAGGCTTCTCAGCGCATCAAATTAATAAGCGATGCGCCTCTCGAATGGCTTCCGATCGACGGTTTCCCGTTGATGCTTCGGGCGGATGTTTCGAGGGTGTCAGTGACTCCAGGAAACATGTTTGTGCAGCAAACGCTGCGCTGCTCGGAGATGGCGCTTCCGGCAAGTCATTTCCAAGACGTATTGGTCTTGAGGTCGTTTGCACCTGACGATCCGCTGCGATCGCTTCTCGCACTCAGCATGGATGTTTACAAAGCTGCTGGCAACTTTCCAAAAGTCCGAGTCAAAGACGTTTCGACTCGCGACGAACTGATCGCGGCGCTAAACGACTTTCACGGAGCGATTCTCGTTTATGATGGCCATGGCAAACACGATTCGTCAGACATTGGGCATTTGGCACTTGAGAAAGAAGATGTCAACCCTTGGAGCCTTCGTCAGCTTGCGCGAGTTCCTCCGATCGTAATCCTCTCTGCTTGCGACACGCAACCTTTCGGTGCTTCGCACGCAACCTCAGCGAACGGCTTTCTCGCAGCAGGCGCGCACACGGTTGTCGGAACAAGTGTTCCAATCGAAGGAAAGGCTGCCGCGATCTTTGCCGCTCGATTGCTATTTCGAGTTGGGAGTTTCCTACCCTTATTAATCAATCGCCCGTGGCGTTCATTTCGTTGGTCGGAGGTGTTCCCCGGACTTCAGAGACGACAATACACTTCGGAAGTGCTGCGCCGCCTCACCGCCCTAAACCAGTTGAGCTTGGGCGATAAAGAGATGATGGCAATCGAAACGTCCGTCGGAATGGCAATAGATACCGGAAAAGAGTGGTTGCAATTGCTGTTAGATCACATCGCAAAGGCAAAGCAGGTCTCGAGCGAGTCGGCGAAGCAGTTGGTTTTAAATCAGGCTGCGTTTGTCGAAGCTCTTGTCTATACCCAGTACGGAAATCCTGAACTCGTGGTCGGATTTGAGGGCTAG
- the groL gene encoding chaperonin GroEL (60 kDa chaperone family; promotes refolding of misfolded polypeptides especially under stressful conditions; forms two stacked rings of heptamers to form a barrel-shaped 14mer; ends can be capped by GroES; misfolded proteins enter the barrel where they are refolded when GroES binds) codes for MPAKSIAYNTDARERILKGVQKLAHAVKVTLGPSGRVVVLEKSFGAPTVTKDGVTVAKEIELEDQYENLGAQMVKEVASKASKDAGDGTTTATIYAEAIYSEGLKNITAGANPNSVKRGIDQAVTSIVDELKKMSKKVDSSKEIAQVGTCSANQDEEIGKIIAQAMEKVGKDGVITVEDGKSISTEVELVEGMQFDKGYLSPHFVTNTATMECTLENPYVLIYEKKISSAKDMLPVLGKIAESGASLLIIAEDIEGEALATLVVNKLRGILKVCAVKAPGFGDRRKEMLQDIAVLTGGKAIMEELGIALDKVEISDLGRAKKVTVDKDNTTIVEGAGSSSEIKGRIEMIRAQIENTSSDYDREKLEERLAKLAGGVAQINVGAATEVEMKEKKARVEDALHACRAAVEEGILPGGGVSVLRARKALDKLKKKTEHQDERAGMDIVWRALSAPVKQIAANCGLDGSVIASKVEESNETNFGYNALTHEYGDLLKMGVIVPTKVERVALQNAASIAALLLTTEAAIVEIKEKKKAGGGHDHSHDDMDY; via the coding sequence ATGCCCGCTAAATCAATCGCATACAACACCGACGCCCGCGAACGCATCCTGAAAGGCGTTCAGAAACTCGCACACGCCGTGAAAGTCACGCTCGGCCCCTCCGGCCGCGTCGTCGTTCTCGAAAAATCCTTCGGCGCCCCCACCGTCACCAAGGACGGCGTCACCGTCGCGAAGGAAATCGAGCTCGAAGATCAGTACGAAAACCTCGGCGCGCAGATGGTCAAGGAAGTCGCCTCCAAAGCCAGCAAAGACGCGGGCGACGGCACCACCACCGCAACAATCTACGCCGAAGCAATCTACTCCGAAGGCCTCAAAAACATCACCGCCGGCGCCAACCCCAACTCCGTGAAGCGCGGCATCGATCAGGCCGTCACCTCGATCGTCGATGAACTCAAGAAGATGTCGAAGAAAGTCGACTCCTCCAAGGAAATCGCGCAGGTCGGAACGTGCAGCGCGAACCAGGACGAGGAAATCGGCAAGATCATCGCCCAAGCAATGGAGAAAGTTGGTAAAGACGGTGTTATTACCGTGGAAGATGGAAAATCAATAAGCACTGAAGTTGAGTTGGTTGAAGGTATGCAATTTGATAAAGGCTACCTCAGCCCGCACTTCGTGACCAACACCGCGACGATGGAGTGCACGCTCGAGAATCCGTACGTGCTCATCTACGAGAAAAAGATCTCGAGCGCGAAGGACATGCTGCCGGTGCTCGGAAAGATCGCGGAGAGCGGCGCGTCGCTGCTGATCATCGCGGAAGATATCGAGGGCGAGGCGCTGGCCACGTTGGTGGTCAACAAGCTGCGCGGCATTCTGAAAGTTTGCGCGGTCAAGGCGCCGGGCTTCGGCGATCGCCGCAAGGAGATGCTGCAGGACATCGCGGTGCTCACCGGCGGCAAGGCGATCATGGAAGAACTCGGCATCGCGCTCGACAAGGTCGAGATCTCGGATCTCGGCCGCGCGAAGAAGGTGACCGTCGATAAGGACAACACGACGATCGTCGAGGGCGCGGGCTCCAGCAGCGAGATCAAGGGACGGATCGAGATGATCCGGGCCCAGATCGAGAACACTTCGTCCGACTACGACCGCGAAAAGCTCGAAGAGAGATTGGCAAAGCTCGCCGGTGGTGTGGCGCAGATCAATGTCGGAGCGGCGACGGAAGTCGAGATGAAGGAGAAGAAGGCGCGCGTGGAAGATGCGTTGCACGCGTGCCGCGCCGCGGTTGAAGAGGGCATCCTGCCCGGCGGCGGCGTCTCGGTGCTGCGAGCCCGCAAGGCACTCGACAAGCTCAAGAAGAAGACGGAGCACCAGGACGAGCGCGCGGGCATGGACATCGTCTGGCGTGCGCTCTCGGCCCCGGTCAAGCAGATCGCGGCAAACTGCGGGCTCGACGGCTCGGTCATCGCGAGCAAGGTCGAAGAGTCGAACGAGACCAACTTCGGCTACAACGCCCTCACCCACGAGTACGGCGACCTCTTGAAGATGGGCGTCATCGTCCCGACCAAGGTCGAACGCGTCGCGCTCCAGAACGCGGCATCAATCGCCGCGCTCCTGCTGACCACCGAGGCCGCGATCGTCGAGATCAAAGAAAAGAAGAAGGCGGGTGGTGGCCATGACCACTCGCATGATGATATGGATTACTAG
- a CDS encoding OsmC family protein, translated as MGEYTAVIKWSRDGATFTDNRYSRAHVWQFDGGIEVPASSSPRVVPIPMSVAEAVDPEEAFVASLSSCHMLWFLSLAAKRGYSVESYRDEAVGVLAKDSSGRTAMTLVTLRPRVEFDGDTRPAPDDLLALHHAAHEQCYIASSVRTEVRCEPIL; from the coding sequence ATGGGCGAATACACAGCCGTGATCAAATGGTCCCGCGACGGCGCGACCTTCACCGACAACCGCTACAGCCGCGCACACGTGTGGCAGTTCGACGGCGGCATCGAAGTTCCGGCATCTTCGTCGCCGCGTGTCGTCCCGATCCCGATGTCCGTCGCCGAAGCGGTCGACCCGGAAGAGGCCTTCGTCGCCAGTTTGTCCAGTTGCCACATGCTGTGGTTCCTGTCCCTCGCCGCGAAGCGCGGCTACTCGGTTGAAAGCTACCGCGATGAGGCCGTGGGAGTTCTCGCCAAGGACTCATCCGGCAGAACGGCGATGACGCTCGTCACACTCCGCCCCCGGGTCGAGTTCGATGGCGACACCCGACCCGCGCCGGACGACCTGCTCGCCTTGCACCACGCGGCACACGAGCAGTGCTACATCGCGAGTTCTGTACGAACCGAGGTCCGGTGCGAGCCGATCCTGTAG